Proteins from a single region of Heterodontus francisci isolate sHetFra1 chromosome 29, sHetFra1.hap1, whole genome shotgun sequence:
- the LOC137345641 gene encoding class I histocompatibility antigen, F10 alpha chain-like isoform X4 produces MIGVIELVLLCGGVSAGSHSLRYFYTAMTPIPGLPEFVAVGYVDDATIDYYDSNLQEVISRQQWMAESQGPEYWEQQTQILRSSEHIGQTNIQTALNRTNQTGGIHTVQVMYGCELRDDGSTSGFHQEGWDGRDYISFDKDNMVWVTPVSWGLITKNKWDQDKARNQQRKGYLEGTCIEWLKKYLKLGEKELRHVAPQVFLSADKASAAKPTQLCCLVTGFYPRDIEVTLLRNGAPIADTCSTGILPNHDGTYQLRRWVQIAPENGANYSCQYEQSEKEGMEILDWVETV; encoded by the exons GATCTCACTCTCTCCGGTATTTCTACACGGCAATGACCCCGATTCCTGGTCTGCCAGAGTTTGTGGCCGTCGGTTATGTGGACGATGCTACGATTGATTACTACGACAGCAATCTTCAGGAAGTAATCTCTCGGCAGCAGTGGATGGCGGAGAGTCAGGGCCCTGAGTACTGGGAACAGCAGACACAGATCCTGCGGAGTTCGGAGCACATTGGACAGACCAATATTCAGACCGCCTTAAACCGGACCAACCAGACGGGTG GGATCCACACAGTACAGGTGATGTATGGCTGTGAGCTGCGGGATGACGGGAGCACCAGCGGGTTCCATCAGGAAGGCTGGGACGGGCGGGATTACATCAGCTTTGATAAGGATAACATGGTGTGGGTAACACCGGTAAGCTGGGGACTGATTACCAAGAACAAGTGGGACCAGGACAAGGCCAGGAACCAGCAGAGGAAGGGTTACCTGGAGGGGACCTGCATCGAATGGCTGAAGAAGTACCTGAAACTTGGAGAAAAGGAACTGAGACACG TTGCTCCTCAAGTGTTTCTTTCCGCGGACAAGGCATCAGCTGCTAAACCGACACAACTCTGCTGCCTCGTCACAGGATTTTACCCTCGCGATATCGAAGTCACCCTCTTGAGAAATGGCGCACCGATTGCAGACACATGTTCCACTGGCATCCTACCCAACCACGATGGCACCTACCAGCTCAGGAGATGGGTTCAGATCGCACCTGAGAATGGTGCCAACTATTCCTGTCAGTATGAGCAAAGCGAAAAAGAAGGAATGGAGATCCTAGACTGGG